In Cellulomonas sp. Y8, the genomic stretch TGCCGAGCCGGCGGTGGTCACGGCGCTCGGCCTCGGCCACGCGCTCCAGGTACGCCTTGAGCTCGTCCTTGGTCGGCCACGCCGTGCCGTAGATCCGCTGCAGCTGCGGGTTCTTCTCCGACCCGCGCCAGTAGGCGGCCGCGGACCGGGTCAGCTGGAAGCCGTTGCCGAGCACCTTGGTGCTGGGCACGTGCGGGCCGCGGCACAGGTCCTGCCACACGACCGTCTCGGACTCCCGGCCCGCGCCGCGCACGTTCTGGTAGTAGGTGAGGCCGCCGGCGCCGACCTCGACCGACGCGCCCTCGCCCGCCGTGTCCGCCGTCGACTTGAGGCCGATCAGCTCGAGCTTGTACGGCTCGTCCGCGGCCAGCGCGCGCGCCTCGTCGTCGGTGACCTCGACCCGGCGGAACGTCTGGTTCTCCTTGACGATCCGGGACATGACCTTCTCGAGGGCCTTGAGGTCCTCGGGGGTGAACGGCTCCTCGACGTCGAAGTCGTAGTAGAAGCCGTCGGTCACCGGTGGTCCGATGCCGAGCTTCGCCTTCGGGTTGACCTCCTGCACCGCCTGCGCGAGCACGTGGGCCGCGGAGTGGCGCAGCACGGCGAGGCCGTCCGGCGAGTCGACGGTGACGGCCTCGACGACCGCGCCGTCGGGCAGCGGGCGGGACAGGTCCCAGAGGTCCCCGTCGACCCGCACGACGACCACGTCGCGGCGAGCGGCGAACAGGTCCGTGCCCGTGGTCCCCGCCTCGGCCGTGGTGCTGGTGCCGTCGACGGTGAGGGTGATGAGCTCGGACACTGCGGGGTCTCCTCCGGTCGGGCCCGCGCCTCGCGCGCGGGGTCCGGGTCGATGCTACCGACCGGTCACCCGGTCGAGGGCCCGCCACGAGGTCGGGCACGACGAAGGCCCCGGTCCGCGACGGGACCGGGGCCTTCGAGCCGGTGGGCGATACTGGGTTCGAACCAGTGACCTCTTCGGTGTGAACGAAGCGCGCTACCACTGCGCCAATCGCCCGGCAGACGAGAACATTACCCGACCGGGGGCGCGGAACCGAAATCGGCGCGGCGCCCCGCTCGTGGAGCGCGGGCCGGCGCCGCGGGGGCCCGCGACGTCGTCCGGGCGGGGCGGCGGGTGAGGCGTCCGGGTGGGTGAAGTTCGGCCCGGGACCTCCGCTCCTGGCGACCCGTGCGTCATGATGGTCTTCTCGCGAGACGTGTGTGAAGGAGGATGCGGTGGCCCAGCGCTCGTACGACGTCGTCGAGACCGTCGCCATGCAGCTCATCAGCTCCGATGCCAGCGTCCTGCCTGTCACCGCTGAGCTGTCCTACCGCGTGAGCGACCCCTACACGGTCCGCGCCGTGTTCACCTCGCCGCAGTCCACCTCGGTGTGGCTGCTCGGCCGCGAGCTGCTGCTCCAGGGCATGCTCGCCGACGCCGAGGACCCCGCCGGCTGCGGCGACGTCCAGGTGTGGCGCGACGAGGACCCGATGTTCACCCTGATCTCGCTCACGGGCATCGAGGGCAGCGCGCTGCTCGCGTCCCCGTCCGAGCCCCTCGAGCGGTTCCTCACCGCGACCGAGCAGCTGGTCGCGCTCGGCACCGAGAGCGACCGCATGGAGGGCGAGATCGCCGCCCTCATCGCGGCGCTGCTCACCGCCTGACCCGTCGCCCCCGGCGACCAGGGCCTACGGGTCCAGGTCGTCGTCGGCGCGCGCCCGGAACAGCCGCGCCAGCTCGGCGGTGACCGGGCCGACCGGCGTCGGCGCGCCCTCGACCGCCTCGACGCCGACGACGCCCCGCAGCGACCCCGCCAGCGCGAGGCCCGCCGCCCCGCCCCGCGCGTCCTCGACGACCGACCACGGCAGCTCGTCCTCGCCCGCCTCCCGGACCGGCAGGCCCGTCTCGGCCGCCCACGCCAGCGCCAGCGCGCGGGTCACGCCCGGCAGGCAGCCCGACGACAGGGCGGGGGTCAGGAGCTCGCCGCCGCGCTCGACGAGCGCGTTCGACGTGGCGCCCTCGCACAGAACGCCGCGCGTGTTCGCCAGCAGCGCCTCGTTCCCGCCGGCGCGGGTCGCCACCGCCAGCGCCAGGACGTCCGCGGCGTAGGAGGTCGACTTGTGCCCGGCCAGCGGGGAGCGCTCGTTGCGCACCCAGGCGGACCGGACGACGTGCGCGGGGCCGCGGGCCGGCGCGGGGGCGGCGGTGACGACGAGGGTGGGCGGCGCAGGGGCCTCGCCGTCCGGGCCGGGCGCGCCCGGGCTCACCGTGATGCGGAGCCGACCCACCTCCGGGCCGCTGGCCGCGAGCACCGCCGCGACGGCCTCGCGGACGTCGCTGTCGGGGACCACCGGCAGACCCAGCGCGGCGCCCGACGCGGTGAGGCGCGCCAGGTGCCGGGTGAGCGCGAACGCGCGGCCCCGGACGACCGCGCACGTCTCGAACAGGCCGAGGCCGGTCGCGTACCCGGGGTCGGTGCCCGCGACGACGGGCTCGCGCGGGTCGCGCAGCCGGCCGCCGGCCCACAGGACGCTCGCCACGGCGGTCATCCTGCCACCGGGCCCGCGTCGCCCGAGGCAAGCCCGACGAGCCGCCGGGCCTTCAGCTCCGTCTCCGCCCACTCCGCGTCGGGGTCGCTCCCCCACGTGATCCCCGCGCCCGTGCCGAACCGCAGCACGCCGTCCCGCCACACGAACGTCCGGATCCCGACGGCGAGCTCGGCGCGCACGCCGCCGTCCTCCGCGACCTCGACCCAGCCCACCGCGCCGCAGTACGGCCCCCGCGGCACCGGCTCCAGCCGCCGGATCAGGTCGAGCGCCGACGACTTCGGCGCCCCCGACACCGACCCCGGCGGGAACGTCGCGCCCAGCAGCAGCGCCCACAGGTCGGCGCCGTCGCGCACGTCGGTGCGCAGCCGCCCGCGCACCGTCGACACCAGGTGCACCAGCCCGGGGTGCTCCTCGACGCCGAGCAGCGTCGTCACCTCGACCGTCCCCGGCTCGCAGACCCGCTGCAGGTCGTTGCGCACCAGGTCGGTGATCATCACGTTCTCGGCCCGGTCCTTGGCGGTGAGCCCGGCGGCGGTGGGCGCGGTGCCCTTGATCGGCGCGGAGGTGACCCAGCCGTCCTCGACCCGGAGGTAGAGCTCCGGCGACGCCGTGACCACCCAGACCGGCGGCACCGCTCCCCCGGCCGGCACGTGGACGCCGCCGGCGTAGGGCGCGGGGTTGCCGACGGCGAGGCGTGCGCCGAGGGCGCGGGCGTCGGGCTCGCGACCCCCGTCGGCCGTCAGCGGGGCCGCCAGCACCCGGCAGAGGTTGGCCTGGTACACGTCGCCCTCGCGCACGGCGTCGCGGACCGCTGCCACGGCGGCGACGTAGGCGCCCTCGTCGAGCGAGGTCGACCACGCGGCGGGGTCGGGACCGCGCCACGCCCGGGCACCGCGCACCGGCCCGATGGCCGCGTCGTCCTCGGCGGCCCGGAACCGCCAGGCGGCCACCGGCCCCTCGAAGTCCCCCACGAGCACCCAGTGCCCCGGCGCGCGCAGCCGCGCGGGCTCCCGGGCCACGTCGGTCACGTGCTCGACCGGGTCGCGGAGCAGCCGCCCGCCGAACCAGGCGACGCCGGGGGCGGGTGTCGGCGGCGCCGCCGGGGCGGCGGGAGGAGTCGGCACGGAGGCCACGCTAGCCAGCCGCGCCCCCGGTCCGCGGGAGGGCGTGTGGCGCAGGTCGCACGACCCGGTCCCGGCCGCCCGGGGCCCACGACAGCCCTGCTGAGAGGCCCGATCCGCGTCATCACGCGGGACTTCGGGCCCCTGGTCAGCCAATTGGACTCCCGCCTCGGAAGTCGGCTAATGTTCTCGACGCACCAGGAACGCCGGTGAGAACCGGCAGGACAGGCGCGCGGACGTGGCTCAGTGGTAGAGCATCACCTTGCCAAGGTGAGGGTCGCGGGTTCGAATCCCGTCGTCCGCTCGGAGGCAGACACTCCCGGCCGACCTTTCGGTCGCTGAGGACTGAGGTCTCAGGGTGGAGTGGCCGAGAGGCGAGGCAGCGGCCTGCAAAGCCGTATACGTGGGTTCGAATCCCATCTCCACCTCGTAGTAGCAACACCCGGGCGATTGGCGCAGCGGTAGCGCGCTTCCCTGACACGGAAGAGGTCACTGGTTCGATCCCAGTATCGCCCACCAGCACGAAGGCCCCAGGTCACCGACCTGGGGCCTTCGTCGTGCTCCGGGCCGTGAGCGTCGCCGACGACTCCCTCGGGGGCGCGGCCCGGCCCGGCTGCAGGTGTGACGCCGCGGCTCGGTACGCTCGCCCCGTGAGCGTCATGCAACGGCACCACATCCGGGTCTCGGGCGTGCCCGGCGCGCAGCCGCTCCTGTTCGCGCACGGGTTCGGCTGCGACCAGCACATGTGGCGGCTCGTGGCCCCGCGCTTCGAGGACGCGTACCGCGTCATCACCTTCGACCACGTCGGCGCGGGCGGCTCCGACCCGGGGGCGTACGACCGCGACCGGTACTCCTCGCTGGACGGCTACGCGGACGACGTCCTCGCGATCGTCCACGAGTTCGACCTCACCGAAGTCGTGCTCGTCGGCCACTCGGTGTCGGCGATGATCGGCGTGCTGGCGGCGGTCGCCGAGCCCGACCGGTTCGCGCGGCTGGTCCTGATCGGGCCGTCGCCGCGCTACCTCGACGACGACGGCTACACCGGCGGCTTCTCCGCGGCCGACATCGCCGAGCTGCTCGAGTCGCTCGACAGCAACTACCTCGGCTGGTCGCGGGCGATGGCGCCGGCCATCATGGGCAACCCGGACCGTCCCGGGCTCGCGGCCGAGCTGACGGAGAGCTTCTGCCGGGCCGACCCCGACATCGCCCGGCAGTTCGCGCGCGTGACGTTCCTGTCCGACAACCGGGCCGACCTCGCCAAGGTCACGGTGCCGACCCTCGTGCTCCAGTGCAGCGAGGACGTCATCGCGCCGGTCGTGGTGGGCGAGTACGTGCGGGACGCGATCCCCGGCGCGGAGCTCGTGCTGCTCGACGCCAGCGGCCACTGCCCGCAGCTCAGCGCGCCCGAGGCGACGACGGCCGCGATCACCGCGTTCCTCCGCGGCTGAGAGGAGGGACCCGTGGCGGACGCGACCGAGGACCGGCTGCTCTACGAGCACGCCCCGTGCGGCCACCTGTCCACCACGCCCGACGGGGAGCTCGTCCGGGTCAACGAGACCTTCCTCGCCTGGACCGGGTACACCCGCGCCGACCTGGGCGGACGCCGGTTCGTCGACCTGCTCCCCGTCGGCGACCGGATCTTCCACGAGACGCACGTCGCGCCGTCGCTGCGCATGCAGGGCTCCGCGCGCGAGATCGCCCTGGAGATCGTCTGCGCGGACGGGCGGCGGATGCCGGTCCTCGTCACCTCGGTGCTCGACCGCGACGAGGCGGGGCGGCCGGTCGGCATCCGGTCCGCGGTGTTCGACGTGACCGAGCGGCGCCGGTACGAGCACGAGGTGCTCGCGGCCAAGCGGCGCGCCGAGGCCTCCGAGGCGCGCGCCGTCCGGCTCGCGCAGACCCTGCAGCAGACGCTCATCCCCCCGACGCCGCCGCACATCCCCGGGCTGGACGTCGCGGCGGCGTACCGGCCGGCGGGCGACGGCCGCCACGTCGGCGGCGACTTCTACGACGTCTTCCAGGTCGCCGCCGACGACTGGGTGGTGGTGCTCGGGGACGTGCAGGGCAAGGGCACCGACGCCGCGGTCGTCACGGCGCTGGCCCGGCACACGGTGCGCGCCGCGGCGGTCGACCACCCGGCGCCTCACGACGTCCTGCACACCCTCGACTCGGCGCTGCGCCGCGCCGACACCGACCGGTTCTGCACCGCGGTGCTCGTGCGGCTGCGCCGGGAGGGCGCGCGCTGGCGCGCCACGGTCGCGAGCGGCGGGCACCCGCTGCCGCTCCTCCGCCGGGCCGGCGAGGCGTCGCGACCCGTCGGGGCGTACGGGCACGTGCTCGGCATCATGCCCGCCCCCGCCTTCGTCGACACCGAGGTGGAGCTGGGCCCGGGCGACGCGCTGGTGCTGTTCACGGACGGCGTCACCGAGGGGCGTCGAGGACCGCGGCTGTACGGGGCCGAACGCCTCGCCGACGCCGTCGACGCCCACCGCGCGACGGCCGCCGACACCACCGGGGCGGTGCTGGCGGACGTGCTGGCGTTCCAGGCCGGCGACCCGCGCGACGACATCGCCGTCGTCACCCTGGCGGTCGACGCCGGACCGGTCACCCCGCGGAGGTGATGCCACCGCCGGGGGCCGCGGCCACGGTGGAGGGGCCGCCGCAGCACCCGCGCGGCCCGCCCGGACGCTGGAGCCCGCCATGATCATCTTCCTGATCCGGCTGCTGATCTTCCTCGGCTCGGCGGCCCTCGGGCTGTGGGTGGCCTCGCTCCTCCTCGACGGCTTCCACCTGACGACCAGCGGGTTCCTCGCCGCGGTCATCGTGTTCACGGTCGCCCAGGCGGTGCTGTCGCCGTTCATCGCGAAGATGGCGGCCCGCTACGCCGGCGCGTTCCTGGGCGGGATCGGTCTGGTGTCGACCTTCGTCGCCCTGCTGGTCGCCTCGACCTTCACCGGCGGGCTGACGATCGACGGCGGGGCGGCGACCTGGATCGCCGCGGTCGTGATCGTCTGGCTCGTCACGGCGCTGGCGACCTGGTTGCTGCCGCTGCTGTTCCTGCGACGCCGGCTGGAGGAGCGCCGGGCAGGCGGGCCGCGCCCCGCCTGACGAGCCGGGGCGCGGCGGCGCCGTGTCCCCGGCGCCCCGTAGCCTCCTGGCGTGCAGATCCTCGACGACGGCGCGCTCGCCCTGAGCGCGAGCGACCTCGCCGCCGCGGCCGCGTGCCCCTACGCCGTGGTCCGCGCCCTCGACGCCGCGCTCGGCCGCGCCCCCGCGGTCGACCGCGCCGTCGACCCCACCGCGGCCCGCGCCGGCCGGCTGGGCGCCGCGCACGAGCGGCGCCTGCTCGACGCGCACCTGGCGGCGCTCGGCCCCTACGACGCGGGCACCGGGCGCGGGGTGCTGGTGCTCCCCCGGCCCGAGGACCGCACGGTCGCCGGCCTCGCCGCCGCCCACGACCGCACGCTCGCCCTGCTGCGCCGGGGCGTGGACGTGCTCGGCCAGGCCGCGCTGTTCGACGGGACGTTCACGGGGTACGCCGACTTCCTGGTGCGCGACCCCGGCCACCCCTCGCCGCGGTACACGGTCGTGGACGCCAAGCTCGCCCGGCACGAGCGACCCACCGCGCTGCTCCAGGTCGCCGCGTACGCGGACCAGCTCCAGGCGGCCGGGATCCCGCTGACCGAGCACGCGGAGCTCGTGCTCGGCGACGGCCGCGCCACCCGGCACCGGCTCCGCGACCTGGTGCCGGTGTACCGGGACCGCCGGGAGCGGCTGCAGCGGCTGCTCGGCGAGCACCGCGCGGGCGACGCGCCCGCCGCGTGGGGCGACCCGCGGTACCGGGCGTGCGGGCGGTGCGCCGTGTGCGCCCCGGAGCTGGAGGCGCGCCGTGACGTGCTGCTCGTGGCGGGCGTGCGCACCTCCCAGGCGGCGCACCTCCGGGACGCCGGCGTGCGGAGCATCGAGGACCTGGCCGCACGGACCGAGCCCGTCGACGGGGTCGGCACCGGCACCCTCGCGACGCTGCGCGCGCAGGCGGCGCTGCAGTCGCGGCAGGACCACGGGGACGGGTCGGTCCTGGCCGACGTGTTCGACACGGCACCGATCGCGGCGCTGCCGGCCCCCGACCCGGGCGACGTGTTCTTCGACTTCGAGGGCGACCCGCTGTACTCCGCCGGGGAGGTCGGTCCCGACGGCCAGCCCGCGACCTGGGGCCTGGAGTACCTCTTCGGGCTCGTCGAGGTACCCGCCTCCCCCGGCGCAGACGCGCCGTTCCGGGCGTTCTGGGCGCACGACCGGGCGCAGGAGAAGCAGGCGCTCGTCGACTTCCTCGCCTACGTCCGCGAGCGCCGGGCCGCGCACCCCGGGATGCACGTCTACCACTACGCCCCGTACGAGAAGACCGCCCTGCTCCGGCTGGCCGCGCGGCACGGCGTCGGCGAGGCGGACGTCGACGACCTGCTGCGCGCGGGGGTGCTCGTCGACCTGTACGCGACGGTGCGCGGGTCGCTGCGCACCGGGCAGCGCTCGTCGTCGCTGAAGAAGCTCGAGCCGCTGTACATGCCCGCGGCGCGCACGGGCGAGGTCACCACCGCGGGTGACTCGATCGACCAGTACGCCCGGGCCTGCGCGCTGCGGGACGCGGGCGACGACGCCGGGTGGCGCGCGGCGCTGGCGGCCATCGCCGACTACAACGCGGACGACTGCGGGTCGACGCGCCTGCTGCGGGACTGGCTGCTCGAGCGCGGTGCCGACGCCGGGGTGCACCCGCGGCCGCACGTCCCGGCGGTCGCGGCACCCGGCGACGGGTCGGCCGACGACGGGTCGGCCGACGACGCCCCCGAGCACGACGCCCTCGTCGCGGCCCTCGCGGCCTTCGCCGACGACCCCGCCGAGCGCGCCGGGACGGCCGACCCGCACCGCCGCACCCCGGACCAGCAGGCCGTCGCCCTGCTCGGCGCCGCCCTCGGCTACCACTGGCGCGAGCAGAAGCCGTTCTGGTGGGCGCACTTCGACCGGCTGTCCGCGGACCCCGCCGACTGGACCGACCCGCGCTCGACGTTCGTGGCCGAGCGGGTCGAGGTCGTCACCGACTGGCACACCCCGCCGCGCGCCCGCACGCAGCAGCGCGTCCTGCGGCTGACGGGGCGGCTGGAGCCCGGCAGCGAGCTGCGCGCGGGCGCGACGTGCTTCGGCCTGTTCGACGCGCCCGCGCCCGAGCACGCCCAGGTCCCCCGGCACGCGACCCGCGGGTACGCGCCGGGGTTCACCGTCCTCGACGTGACCTCGGCCGGCGACGGGGCCGCCGCGCGCGACGAGCTGCTGGTGTCCGAGCGCCTCCACGCGGCGTGGGCGCCGCACGACCGCCCGCCGATGGGCCTCGGCCCGACGCCGCCCCCGCCGACGGGGACGATCACGGCGGCCCTGCGCGGCCTGGCGGAGCGTGTCGCCGCGGGGCTGCCCGCCGTCCCCCACCAGGCCGCCCTGGACCTCGCGCGCCGGCTCCCGCCGCGCACCCGCTCGGGCCGGCCGCTGCCCGTGCCCGCGGACGAGCCGGACGGCACCGTGGGCGCGATCACCGCCGCGCTGCGGGACCTCGACGGCTCCTACCTCGCCGTGCAGGGCCCGCCCGGGACCGGGAAGACGTACACCGGGTCGCACGTGGTCGCCGCGCTGGTCGCCGACGGCTGGCGGGTCGGCGTCGTCGCGCAGTCGCACGCCGTGGTGGAGAACCTGCTGGCGAAGGTCGTCGAGGCGGGGGTGGACCCGGCGGCGGTCGGCAAGAAGCCCCGCCCGGGCGCCACGGCGGCCCCGGCGTGGACGGCCCTGACGGGCTCGACCGCGTTCGGGCGGTTCCTCGCCGCGCAGCGCGGCGGATTCGTCCTCGGCGGCACCCTGTGGGACGTCACGCACCCCGACCGGCTGCCCGAGGGCGGGTTCGACCTCCTCGTGGTCGACGAGGCGGGCCAGTTCTCGCTCGCGAACACGTTCGCGGCCTCCGCGGGCGCGCGGAACCTGCTGCTGCTCGGCGACCCGCAGCAGCTGCCGCAGGTGTCGCAGGGCCACCACCCCGAGCCCGTCGACACCTCGGCGCTGGGCTGGCTCACGGACGGGCACGACACGCTGCCGCCGGAGCTCGGCTACTTCCTCGACGCCACCTGGCGGATGCACCCGGAGCTGTGCGCGCCGGTGTCGGAGCTCGCCTACGACGGGCGGCTGCACGCTGTGCCGTCCGCCGCGGCCCGGCACCTCGACGGCGTGCCCGCGGGGGTGCGCACCGTGCTGGTCGACCACGACGGCAACGCCGTGTCGAGCGTCGAGGAGGCCGAGCGGGTCGTCTCGGAGGTCCGCGGGATGATCGGGCGCGCCTGGACCGAGGACGGGGCCACCCGCCCGCTGGTCCCGGAGGACGTCCTGGTCGTCGCCGCGTACAACGCCCAGGTGTGGACGCTGACCCGGGCCCTGGCGGCGTCGGGGCTCGACGGCGTGCGGGTGGGGACGGTCGACCGGTTCCAGGGGCAGGAGGCGCCGGTCGTGCTGGTGTCGCTCGCGGCGTCGACACCCGAGGACGTGCCGCGCGGCATGGAGTTCCTGCTGTCCCGCAACCGGCTCAACGTCGCGCTGTCCCGGGGGAAGTGGGCCGCCGTGGTCGTGCGGTCCCCGCGGCTCACCGACTACCTGCCCGCCGCGCCGGCGCAGCTCGCCGAGCTGGGGGCGTTCCTCCGGCTCGGCGGGCACGCCCCGACGCCGACGACGCCGGGGACTCTCACCCCGCCCGGGTGAGCCGGTCGCCGCGCGGCCCGGGGGACAGTGCAGTGCGGGCACGCCGTGCCCGGACCCGGACCGGCGCGCCGCACGCCGCCGCACGAGGAGGACGAGCGATGACGACGTTCACGGCCTGGAAGTTCGACACCCCCGAGGGCGCCGAGAGCGCGCGGGGCGCCCTGCGCGACGCCCAGGGCGAGGGGATCGTCACGGTCGTCGACTCGGCGGTCGTGTCCTGGCCCGAGGGCGAGAAGCGCCCCGAGCTGCACCACCACCACGAGGGCGGGAAGCACGCGGCGGGCTGGGGCGCCCTGTGGGGCCTGCTCGTCGGCGGGCTGTTCTTCGTGCCGCTGCTCGGCGCAGCCGCCGGCGCGGGCATCGGCGCCCTGGCCAAGTCGGTCGAGGGCGTCGGGATCGACGAGAAGGACCTGATCAAGCTCCGCGACGAGACCACCGAGGGCACCTCGGTGCTGCTGGCGGTCACGCAGGACGGCGACCTCGACCGGCTCGGCGAGCGGTTCCACGGCCTGGGCTCCCGGCTCGTCGCGACGAACCTGACCGAGGCCGAGAAGAGCCTGCTGCTCGAGACGTTCGGCTGAGCGGCCCGCCGTGGCCGGCACCGAGGCGCTGACCCGGCCCCGGCTGGTCCGGCGCCGGGCGGGGCACCTGTACGGCCTGGTCGTGACCGGGTCGGTGCTGGCGGCCGCCCCGGACTCGATCGGGCTGGCGAGGCTGGCGCTCGCCCTGCTGGGCACGCTCCTCGTGTACTGGGCGGCGGAGAGCTACGCGCACTGGACCGCGACCCGGACCCTGCTGGGGCGCAGCCTGCACGGCGAGGAGCGGCGGGAGGTCGTCACCGACGGCCTCCCGCTGGTCGCGGCGTGCCTGGTGCCGGTCGCGGTGCTGCTGGCGGAGGCCCTGCTCCACGTGCCGACCGGCACCGGGGTGCGGGTCGCGCTGCTCACGAACACGGCACTGCTCGTCGGCGTCGGCTGGCGGATGGCCACCGCGGGCGGCGTCCGGGGGTTCGCGCGGGTGGCCAACTCCGTGGGCATCGGGCTGCTGGGCGTCGCGATGGTCGCGCTGAAGTACGCGCTGCACCACTGAGGAACCGGCGGAGCGGGTCCCGTCAGCTCAGCAGGCCCAGCGACCGCCCGCGCGCCACCGCGGCCCGCCGCGTCTGCACGTCGAGCTTCCGGTAGAGCGACTTCAGGTGCGCCTTGACCGTGTTCACCGAGACGAACAGCTCCTCGGCGATCTCGGTGTTGCTCGCCATGCTGGGCAGCGCGGCGAGGACGCTCAGCTCGCGGTCGGTGAGCGGGACCGGCAGCGGCTCCGGCTCCGGGGCGGCGGGCGCGGGGGCACCGAGGTGCTCCACCAGGGCCTCGGCCAGGACGTCGGACCGCTCGGGGAGCACCCGCGTGAGGGCGGCGCGGCCCGCCGCGCCCGGCACGACGAACGGGCGCACCACCCGCTCCGCGCCGGCGACCGCGAGCGCCCGCCGCACCAGGTCGTCCGCGAGGCGCGGGGCGCCGCGCTCCTCGGCGAGGTCCGCGAGCAGCAGGCACGCCTCGGTCTGGGTGAGCACCTGCCCCGTGTCCGCCGCCCACCCGGCCGCGACGCGCGCGTGCCGCAGGGCGGCCGGGGCGTCGCCTCGGGCGCGGGCGCGGCGCGCGGCCACGAGCGCGTCGAGCGGGGAGGCGATGCGGGGGTCCGCCGGGGCGACGGCGGCGTCGGAGCCGGTGAGGGCCGCGAGCTCCGCGGCGGCCCGCAGCCGCAGCCCGGCGACGAGCGCCGGCACCGGGCCCGGCGGCCGTTCGGCCGCGAGCGCCTGCGCGGCGGCCCGCACCCGGCCGCGCGCGAGGGCCGCGAGCGCCTGCACCGCGTGCAGCGTCGCGACGCACCAGGGGTCGTCGCCCGCGTCGGTCGCGGCGAGCCCGTACGCGACGGCCCGGTCGGCGTCCGCCCAGCGGGCGCGGAGCAGCGCGACCCACGCGAGCGCGGCGTACGCGGGCCGGACGTGGGCGTACCCGGTCCAGCCGGACGCCACCGCGACGTCGACCGCCTCGCGCGCCGCCCGCTCGGCGGCGTCCAGCCGGCCGAGCACGCCGAGCGCCATCGCGAGGCCGGCGCGCGCGCTCAGCGAGGTCAGGTCGACGGCGTCCGGGTCCTCCGCGACCGACGCGGCCAGCTCGCGGTGCGCGCCGACCGCGTCGCCCTGCCAGAGCAGCGACCCGCCGCGCAGGTCGTGGGCCGAGCGCAGGTACGGCAGGTACGCGGGGAAGGGCCACGGCGCCTGCGCCAGCGTCTCCAGCGCGGCGACGGCCCCGCTCCCCTGCCCGGCGACGTCGCCGGTCCCGCGGGCG encodes the following:
- a CDS encoding TM0106 family RecB-like putative nuclease — its product is MQILDDGALALSASDLAAAAACPYAVVRALDAALGRAPAVDRAVDPTAARAGRLGAAHERRLLDAHLAALGPYDAGTGRGVLVLPRPEDRTVAGLAAAHDRTLALLRRGVDVLGQAALFDGTFTGYADFLVRDPGHPSPRYTVVDAKLARHERPTALLQVAAYADQLQAAGIPLTEHAELVLGDGRATRHRLRDLVPVYRDRRERLQRLLGEHRAGDAPAAWGDPRYRACGRCAVCAPELEARRDVLLVAGVRTSQAAHLRDAGVRSIEDLAARTEPVDGVGTGTLATLRAQAALQSRQDHGDGSVLADVFDTAPIAALPAPDPGDVFFDFEGDPLYSAGEVGPDGQPATWGLEYLFGLVEVPASPGADAPFRAFWAHDRAQEKQALVDFLAYVRERRAAHPGMHVYHYAPYEKTALLRLAARHGVGEADVDDLLRAGVLVDLYATVRGSLRTGQRSSSLKKLEPLYMPAARTGEVTTAGDSIDQYARACALRDAGDDAGWRAALAAIADYNADDCGSTRLLRDWLLERGADAGVHPRPHVPAVAAPGDGSADDGSADDAPEHDALVAALAAFADDPAERAGTADPHRRTPDQQAVALLGAALGYHWREQKPFWWAHFDRLSADPADWTDPRSTFVAERVEVVTDWHTPPRARTQQRVLRLTGRLEPGSELRAGATCFGLFDAPAPEHAQVPRHATRGYAPGFTVLDVTSAGDGAAARDELLVSERLHAAWAPHDRPPMGLGPTPPPPTGTITAALRGLAERVAAGLPAVPHQAALDLARRLPPRTRSGRPLPVPADEPDGTVGAITAALRDLDGSYLAVQGPPGTGKTYTGSHVVAALVADGWRVGVVAQSHAVVENLLAKVVEAGVDPAAVGKKPRPGATAAPAWTALTGSTAFGRFLAAQRGGFVLGGTLWDVTHPDRLPEGGFDLLVVDEAGQFSLANTFAASAGARNLLLLGDPQQLPQVSQGHHPEPVDTSALGWLTDGHDTLPPELGYFLDATWRMHPELCAPVSELAYDGRLHAVPSAAARHLDGVPAGVRTVLVDHDGNAVSSVEEAERVVSEVRGMIGRAWTEDGATRPLVPEDVLVVAAYNAQVWTLTRALAASGLDGVRVGTVDRFQGQEAPVVLVSLAASTPEDVPRGMEFLLSRNRLNVALSRGKWAAVVVRSPRLTDYLPAAPAQLAELGAFLRLGGHAPTPTTPGTLTPPG
- a CDS encoding SpoIIE family protein phosphatase, translated to MADATEDRLLYEHAPCGHLSTTPDGELVRVNETFLAWTGYTRADLGGRRFVDLLPVGDRIFHETHVAPSLRMQGSAREIALEIVCADGRRMPVLVTSVLDRDEAGRPVGIRSAVFDVTERRRYEHEVLAAKRRAEASEARAVRLAQTLQQTLIPPTPPHIPGLDVAAAYRPAGDGRHVGGDFYDVFQVAADDWVVVLGDVQGKGTDAAVVTALARHTVRAAAVDHPAPHDVLHTLDSALRRADTDRFCTAVLVRLRREGARWRATVASGGHPLPLLRRAGEASRPVGAYGHVLGIMPAPAFVDTEVELGPGDALVLFTDGVTEGRRGPRLYGAERLADAVDAHRATAADTTGAVLADVLAFQAGDPRDDIAVVTLAVDAGPVTPRR
- a CDS encoding phage holin family protein, encoding MIIFLIRLLIFLGSAALGLWVASLLLDGFHLTTSGFLAAVIVFTVAQAVLSPFIAKMAARYAGAFLGGIGLVSTFVALLVASTFTGGLTIDGGAATWIAAVVIVWLVTALATWLLPLLFLRRRLEERRAGGPRPA
- a CDS encoding chorismate-binding protein translates to MPTPPAAPAAPPTPAPGVAWFGGRLLRDPVEHVTDVAREPARLRAPGHWVLVGDFEGPVAAWRFRAAEDDAAIGPVRGARAWRGPDPAAWSTSLDEGAYVAAVAAVRDAVREGDVYQANLCRVLAAPLTADGGREPDARALGARLAVGNPAPYAGGVHVPAGGAVPPVWVVTASPELYLRVEDGWVTSAPIKGTAPTAAGLTAKDRAENVMITDLVRNDLQRVCEPGTVEVTTLLGVEEHPGLVHLVSTVRGRLRTDVRDGADLWALLLGATFPPGSVSGAPKSSALDLIRRLEPVPRGPYCGAVGWVEVAEDGGVRAELAVGIRTFVWRDGVLRFGTGAGITWGSDPDAEWAETELKARRLVGLASGDAGPVAG
- a CDS encoding aminotransferase class IV — translated: MASVLWAGGRLRDPREPVVAGTDPGYATGLGLFETCAVVRGRAFALTRHLARLTASGAALGLPVVPDSDVREAVAAVLAASGPEVGRLRITVSPGAPGPDGEAPAPPTLVVTAAPAPARGPAHVVRSAWVRNERSPLAGHKSTSYAADVLALAVATRAGGNEALLANTRGVLCEGATSNALVERGGELLTPALSSGCLPGVTRALALAWAAETGLPVREAGEDELPWSVVEDARGGAAGLALAGSLRGVVGVEAVEGAPTPVGPVTAELARLFRARADDDLDP
- a CDS encoding SsgA family sporulation/cell division regulator, producing the protein MAQRSYDVVETVAMQLISSDASVLPVTAELSYRVSDPYTVRAVFTSPQSTSVWLLGRELLLQGMLADAEDPAGCGDVQVWRDEDPMFTLISLTGIEGSALLASPSEPLERFLTATEQLVALGTESDRMEGEIAALIAALLTA
- a CDS encoding alpha/beta fold hydrolase yields the protein MQRHHIRVSGVPGAQPLLFAHGFGCDQHMWRLVAPRFEDAYRVITFDHVGAGGSDPGAYDRDRYSSLDGYADDVLAIVHEFDLTEVVLVGHSVSAMIGVLAAVAEPDRFARLVLIGPSPRYLDDDGYTGGFSAADIAELLESLDSNYLGWSRAMAPAIMGNPDRPGLAAELTESFCRADPDIARQFARVTFLSDNRADLAKVTVPTLVLQCSEDVIAPVVVGEYVRDAIPGAELVLLDASGHCPQLSAPEATTAAITAFLRG